From the genome of Globicephala melas chromosome 16, mGloMel1.2, whole genome shotgun sequence, one region includes:
- the LOC115839796 gene encoding zinc finger protein 39-like, giving the protein MDKANVGLVSLEDVAVNFTWEEWQDLDDARRTLYRDVMLENYSSLVSLGHCITRPEVIIMLEQGAAPWTVKEKPQTRGVSAH; this is encoded by the exons atggataaagcaaatgtg GGATTGGTGTCACTTGAGGATGTGGCTGTGAACTTCACCTGGGAGGAGTGGCAGGACCTGGATGATGCTCGGAGGACCCTATACAGGGATGTCATGCTGGAGAACTACAGTAGCCTGGTGTCACTGG GGCATTGCATTACCAGGCCTGAGGTGATCATCATGTTGGAGCAAGGAGCAGCACCATGGACTGTAAAAGAAAAACCCCAGACCAGG GGAGTCAGTGCACACTGA
- the LOC132593641 gene encoding zinc finger protein 33B-like: MFECDVCGKTFYKKSNLTKHQKVHTGEKPYARDEREKSFCHKSGHTIHQRIHTGGKPYECNEFGKSFCQNSALTVHQRIHNRERPHECNDCGKTFHKKSVLTAHQRTHTGERPYACKECGKSFGHRPALTVHQRTHTRDKPYKCNECGKSFCVKPKLTVHLRLHTGEKPYECKECGKTFYQKSKLTVHQRTHKGEKPYKCDECQKTFCEKSTLNRHQRTHTGEKPYGCKECRKTFFQKSALTVHQRTHTGEKPYEWNECGKTFCQKSHLSKHQRTHTEEKSCMAETGCLYTQTHFLFLWGTQLACISQPSFTVGGTI; the protein is encoded by the coding sequence atgtttgaatGTGATGTATGCGGTAAAACGTTCTATAAAAAGTCTAATCTCACTAAACATCAGAAAGtacacactggagagaaaccctatgcaCGTGATGAACGTGAGAAATCCTTCTGCCATAAATCAGGCCATACTATTcatcagagaatccacactggGGGAAAGCCCTATGAATGTAATGAATTTGGGAAATCATTCTGCCAGAATTCAGCCCTCACTGTTCATCAAAGGATTCACAATAGGGAGAGACCTCATGAATGCAATGATTGTGGTAAAACCTTCCATAAGAAGTCAGTACTCACTGCACATCAGAGAACTCACACAGGAGAGAGACCTTATGCatgtaaagaatgtgggaaaTCCTTTGGACACCGGCCAGCCCTCACTGTACATCAGAGAACTCACACAAGAGATAAACCTtataaatgtaatgaatgtgggaaatccttcTGTGTGAAGCCAAAACTCACTGTACATCTGAGACTTCACACaggtgagaaaccctatgaatgtaaagaatgtggTAAAACTTTCTACCAGAAGTCAAAACTCACTGTACACCAGAGAACTCACAAAGGTGAGAAACCTTATAAATGTGACGAATGTCAGAAAACCTTTTGTGAAAAGTCAACCCTCAATAGACATCAGAGAacacacacaggagagaagccCTATGGATGTAAAGAATGTAGGAAAACTTTCTTCCAGAAGTCAGCCCTCACTGTACATCAAAgaactcacacaggagagaagccctatgaatgGAATGAATGTGGAAAAACCTTTTGCCAGAAATCACACCTCAGCAAACATCAGAGGACTCACACAGAGGAGAAATCATGTATGGCAGAGACTGGCTGTCTGTACACCCaaactcactttctttttctttggggcACACAGTTAGCCTGCATTTCTCAGCCTTCCTTTACTGTGGGTGGGACCATATAA
- the SYCE1 gene encoding synaptonemal complex central element protein 1 produces MAGRSELSSAKRAGAVGRADEAGGQAKSSQKIEDLMEMVKQLQKAGSLEPRIEVLINRINEVQQAKKKASEELGEARTVWETLQKELDSLSGEKVRLKEILSKKQETLRILRLHCQEKESEAQRKHTMLQECKERISALNSQMGQEKNKQRQLRLDFEEQLEDLMGQHKGLWEFHKPEQLALEIAALDSSKEKLLKEEKLVEAKLEDVKHRLCSQFGAKGCSAITEGLFVRSQEAAAVVHLFEEENKKAGEFLEAAAQRQEQLQQKCRQLQQQRQRLKEELEELGVQVPAQGQSNQEEGAGPGEAVSPGIW; encoded by the exons ATGGCGGGGCGCTCGGAGCTTTCGAGCGCGAAGCGGGCGGGAGCCGTGGGTCGGGCTGACGAGGCCGGAG GGCAGGCCAAGTCCTCACAGAAAATTGAAGACTTGATGGAAATGGTGAAGCAGTTACAGAAAG CCGGAAGCCTAGAGCCCAGGATTGAGGTCCTGATTAACCGGATTAATGAGGTCCAGCAAG caaaaaagaaaGCCAGTGAGGAGCTAGGAGAGGCCCGGACTGTCTGGGAGACCCTGCAGAAGGAACTGGACTCAT TGAGTGGAGAGAAGGTACGCCTGAAAGAGATCTTGAGCAAAAAGCAAG AGACCCTGAGGATCCTCCGGCTCCACTGCCAGgagaaggaaagtgaggcacagag GAAGCATACCATGCTGCAGGAGTGCAAGGAGCGAATTTCTGCCCTGAACTCCCAGATGGGGCAGGAGAAGAACAAGCAGAGGCAGTTGAG GTTGGATTTTGAGGAGCAACTGGAGGATCTGATGGGCCAGCATAAGGGCCTCTGGGAATTCCAC AAGCCAGAGCAGCTGGCCCTGGAGATCGCCGCCCTGGACAGCAGCAAGGAGAAGCTGCTCAAGGAAG AAAAGCTGGTGGAGGCAAAGCTGGAGGATGTGAAGCATCGTCTGTGCTCCCAGTTCGGAGCCAAGGGCTGCTCGGCAATCACTGAGGGGCTCTTCGTGCGCAGCCAGGAAGCAGCAGCTGTGGT gcatctgtttgAGGAGGAGAACAAGAAGGCCGGGGAGTTCCTGGAGGCTGCTGCCCAGCGCCAGGAGCAGCTGCAGCAGAAGTGccggcagctgcagcagcagaggcagaG GCTGAAGGAGGAGCTGGAAGAGCTTGGAGTGCAGGTCCCTGCTCAAGGCCAGAGCAATCAAGAGGAAGGGGCTGGCCCAGGAGAAGCTGTGAGTCCTGGCATCTGG TGA